The Salvelinus namaycush isolate Seneca chromosome 26, SaNama_1.0, whole genome shotgun sequence genomic sequence GAAGCCTGCAAAGGTGGAGAGGTGAAGCCTGCACGCTTTCCCTGGTGGAGAGGTGTGGCCACAATCACTATGTCAATCAGGGAATGGGTGAAGCCAGATTCCCAAACATAGTTCACCTCCTAAAGACTGGCTGTGGTAAAAGGGAGAGCGAGTAGAGCCTTAGCATCTACAGAACAGATTTGAGACAATTTGCATATTTATTTTACAATGAACTGTGCTGTTAGTTATTTGAGGCATTTATATATGCATATACAGTGTGTACCTGCTTTAAATGTTCGCAGCTTGACAGAGAAAGCAGTGACTCGTGCTGGGATGAGCGCTTCCTTGCTGTGGTACAGGAGTCCTGAGCACACCTTATTACCTCCATCCACTGCCCACAGGCATGGGTCTGCCCCTGCTAGAGACACCACCTCTGGAGACATCACACCACACATTTCGCAAGATTAGTTCAGTTCCCTTATGTTTTCAATAGAGATGTGAGTTTGTGAACAATTAGTTATTTCTGAAATACTCTTTTTACTGACTCATCGTTCATTTTAGTTGTTTGTTTGACCTGCTGGCTGCAATGAATACAGCAGGATTAATAAGTGCTCCCACGACTCAGCGGCTCCAGAGACGTGCTCCGACCACCCAACTGTCTATCATTGCGCACAGGAAAATGTATCATGCAGCAGGCAGCATAGAGAAGAAAAAAGACACTGATAATTGATTGCATGGTGCAAGAATGACTGCAATTAATTTATTATTGAATGTTATGATGGACACAACTTTGTAGAACCAAACATAGAGCCTGCCTCTCTGCTCAACAAGCTTGAACTCGAGAACAAATCATTGTTTGGGGGGGCTGCAGCGAACGATATTGTACTAATCCCTCGCGGCAGTCAAGCAATTGCATTCAGCCAAGAGTCCTTCACAATCTAGTCCGGTTGCTGACACATCTATAGACTTCATTTCAAAGGTATCAATAAATATTGTATGTGTATGGCTAGCAatcacaaatgtaggcctacattgttaGAAGCACACTTTCATAAGTCTCAGGCCAAAATGGCAGCTCCAATAAACCCATGCTATGGTGAACAAGGCTTGTAGAATCATGATTGTCTCAGGAAGGTCCTGCGTGTTCTGGGCAATACTGAATCAAATTAACTAAAAGAGTCGTTCTTTTGACTCAACAATTTGAAAGAACTTGAGTCAGTAAAAAGGGCCGAACTTCCTGTCACTAGTTTTCATTGGATGGCCACATAAGAGCACTCGAAACCACTTATCGCACTTAAGTCTTTTGTTAAGAACGCACCCAAAAAAACACTGATGCGGACACTTTGGCCATATTTCACAGGTGCCACGACGTCGTTGAGGAAGCTCTGAGAAAAGTCCTCCCCCAACATGGCCTCCTCCAGCATCTGATTGGCTAGTGTGAGGAAACCGTCACCACCCATTGCATGCAGGAAGCTTCTCCACACTGGTGAAGGAGTAGCTGAACTGCTGGTAGATTCTGTAAAAACAATAATCAAAACATCACATACCTACAATTAGCATTCTCTCATTAATAACATGTTTATTTCATAATAAAGGTTATGACTGCCGTGCTATAAATAAACAGGTAGCAGAAACTAAAGTCTCACCTCATGAACTTGTCCAGAACACTTTCCACCCACATCTGCATCCGCAGGAAGTTGAACCTGTACCGCTGAAGCAGGAAGTTCACAATAAACCAGTCACTCTCTTCAAAGGTAAGCTCCTTTCCATGGGACATCCCATCTCTGGGAAAGACCTGAGATAAACAGGGGGGAAATATCGATGGGTGTCATATTAGTCCATCTGTGCATGTGTACAGCACTCTTTCAGGAACAAACAAGTGTatttctgataggctaacatgTCTCACCTAGTTTTTCAAGGAAGTACTTCATGTGCAGGTTTAGGGGGTGGAGAACTGCGCCCCCGTCTCGTACTCATAGCCCCCGATGTTCTGGGTGCCCCCCCACAGTGCCTGGCTCAAACACGTCGAACTTCACCACTGCCCCAAACTCCTGTCTTACGAAGTAAGCTGTTGCAGTGCCACCGATGCCCGCTCCAaccacagctctacaatgtcattCAAAGTCCAAGGGGAGTGAAATGAACAATTCACAAGTGAAAAAATTTGTCATAAATATGTGTTCTCTGAAATAGAAATACTCTCTGGACCAATGGAACTAAATTCATGGTTGTTTTTGAACCCCCCTCACTGGATGCCATTGAAAAAGAAAATGGAATGTGGAGTCTGGACTAGGATTGGTTTACCTATCGTCTTGGGTGGATTTCTGAGTTCTGAAGCTGACGCTAGTCTCAAGAACAGGAGTGCCCTGATTACAGGGTTTTCGAAATCATCATGTCCTTTCAATTATTTCCAAGCAATGACATCTGAGTAGAGTAAAGAAATCATCATTCAATGACAAAAATAACATAGGCTACATTCACAACTGATCAGTAGTCAGAAACTTGTCACTTTAATACGATTGTGTGAATTGCTGAGTCAATTTAGGACAGATAGCATAGCCTGCTGCTGGTGGTGACATGGGTAGTAGGTCTATCAAGtatttcaatctctctgtctggGGTCAAAGGGCAGCACACAGTTTATATTTTGAGGAGCAGTCTTTCATGGTTATtggcaaaaaaaatgaaaatgtgtGATATTTTAAAAACATCTATGATATCACCCCACTTAGTTGGCTAAAATCAAACAATTAGAAAGGACTGATACGTGTGCACTGCTCACCATTTCAAAAGTCAGTAGAGGAAAAGACTTCTCAAGGAGTTCACGATTAAGTTTTACTACGAGTTTACAGAGGATCTTTAAAACGCATCATGCTATTTAATTACTCATCTAACTAGTAATTTAGTCAAAGTCGTTGAGAAAAATATATAGAATAAGCACAGTGTTGTAAAAGTTTAAAGTTAGGACTTCAAACTAAGTGGGGACTTCGGTCAAAGACATCTATAACTAACTCTGCTTCGGTCACATCGCGACCTTATTTGGAACCGGAAATGACCAAGATAATGCCGGAAGCTAGAGCGGATGTGATGTATTTGCCACCAGAACGAAGAGGCATGGTTTCACGGAGGTGACCTACAGTTTGAAACAGTAATGTAACAAGGCTTGCGAATCTTGCAATAGCATACTGTATGTCATTGGTGTGGCTGTTATTTAGCTTTGCAACGTAGCCAAACCGTATCTTCTAACAGTTAGAATTCCGTTTAAATACCCACGCTACTGAAAGCAACGTTTGAAATGGCAGAGGAGCATCAAGCTCGTGTACAGAAAACCATAGAGGATATGGTTCAAAGTTTAGAACGGGACCACATCCGCAAGATGCAAGTAAGTGGTTATGGAAATGCAATTTCAGCTATGTCCAATACATACAATGAAATCCAGTATATTGTGCAGTGCATTATCTACAAACTTCGGTTTTACAAATCACCCTCTTTCTCCAGGCATATATCATTTGCCAACTTTTATTTTCAACACTTAGACTTATATCAGATGCACAGTTCAAATCTTTCTTGTGAATGTATCCAGGGACTCATGTTCAAGTGCAGTGCAGAGTGCTGTGATCGCTCCACAGACTCCATGTCGCAGGTGCACACTTGTATTGAACGCTGCCACGCTCCTCTGGCGCAGGCTCAAGGACTAGTGACCAATGAACTAGAGAAATTTCAGGTGAGTTTCATGTGGTGTTGATTATGATGAGAAAATAGATACATAGAATTTGTAGTGATTGATTGTGATTAACATTCTGTCTCCCTCATGCCCAGGACCGGCTGACCAGGTGCACCATGCATTGCAATGACAAGGCCAGGGACCTGTTTGACTCTGGTGCCAAGGAGCCAGCCGTGCGGGCCATGATGGAGAACTGCGTGGGCAGCTGTGTGGACGACCACATCAACCTGATCCCCAGCATGACGCACAGACTCAAAGAGAACCTGGACTCTATTCCACAGTGAGGAGGAGGGAATAGCTTACTTCAGATGCATGAGACAGGTTGGCCTCTATACTACAGTGACTGTCATCTGACTCAAATAACACAGAGGAAGTATAAACAGCAGACTCAAAGATGGCTTGTTATTATCACAGTGTAAAAGAGGGAGTTATAAATGGCAGATCCAATACCTCAGTGAGGGAAAGGGACAGCTTGCAGGAATGAGATTTGGGTCCTGGTAAAAGGTTAATCCGAGTCCATGCTGTCGGGGAGGGTGGGGGATATACCTCAGCTCAGAGTCAGAAGAAACTACACATCCCCTGCAAATGGACTGTTTCTTTGTAGCACTTACTGTTTATTGGTTGAACCTACAGACCAGACAGGCCAGCTGAACTTACTCAGCAGACCTGTGCCATTACAGAACTGTCTAACATAAAAAAATACCGGTGTCTGTGAACTGTGTGTAAAGGTATTTATTACTTGTCCTGATAGCCTAGCTGTTGTATGATTGGAGTCTTTATTCTGCCTCAGTGCTCTAAATATTTgtaacctgttcctctctcctctagcaTGATCTCTGTGCTGTTTGTTTTGTGGGAACCATGCATGTTCTGTGATTCTTTCCCTCATCACTATATCAGTTTTTATATAAAAATGAAAGCAGATGGTAAAAAAGGATGGAATTGCATTTGTATTGCCTTTTAGCCTGAATTTTCCTTTATCTAGCTGTGTCTTCTGGCAATTCATCAGAACTTTTTCACTAGAGTTGAACTTGATAGTAATGCACCACACACACCTTATTAACATCCAGCTTTTGAAAATGCAGGTTTTAATAACGATAATCATGGTGGAATAATCTCTGTATAATGTACAAATGTATGCACAGACAccaatggtaaaaaaaaaattgatagTATATCTGTGAGGCTATTACAGCATATCATGAATGACTGCAAAgacaagtagcctagtggttagagcattgggccagtaactgaaaggttggagcattgaatccccgagctgacaaggtaaaaatctgttgttctgcccctgaacaaggcagttaacccactgttcctaggccgtcattgtaaataagaatttgttcttaactgacttgcctggttaaaaagAAGACAAGTGTAAAGGTAAGCATTCACTGTAGATCATTACAATACTGCTATGCCAAAATAAATATATTTGTCAAACACACTTTACAATATATTATGGCATGTTTATTACAATTATATCCCAAATTGAGATTAAACCTAGggtttgaagaagaaaaaaatgccCCTTCTACCCCACTAAACATCCAAGTTTGCTTATCAACTGAGGATGCTTTTACATTCACCCTCCCCAACCATCCCCTTCCTGTGGGCCTGAaagcaaacaatgtaaaatacaatatataaaaaaaaaaatatatatatatatacagtaccagtcaaaagacacatctcaacatcaactgttctaaTTGCtgcaagaaaccactactaaatgacaccaatgagaagaagagacttgcttgggccaagaaacacaagcaatggacattagaccggtggaaatctgtcctttggtctgatgagtccaaatttgcgatttttggttcaaaccgctgtctttgtgagacgtagagtaggtgaacggatgatctccgcatgtgtggttcccacagtgaagcacggaggaggaagAGTGATGGTGTTGtgaattatttagaattcaaggcgtacttcaccagcatggctaccacagcattctgcagtgatacgccatcccatctggtttgcacttagtgggactataatttgtttttcaacaggacaatgacccaacgcaCCTCCAGgaggtgtaagggctatttgaccaagaaggagagtgatggagtgctgcatcagataacctggcctccacaatcacccaacctcaacccaattgagatggtttgggaagagttggaccgcagagtgaaggaaaagcagccaacaattgctcagcatatgtgggaactccttcaagactgttggaaattcCTTCCtcatggttgagagaatgccaatagtgggcaaagctgtcatcaatgcaaagggtggctactttgaagaatctcaaatataaaatatattttgatttaactttttttgggttactacattattccatatgtgttatttcagaattttcactgttattctacaatgtataaaatagtacaaataaagaaaaacccttgaatgagtcggtctccaaagttttgactggtactgtacactgaacaaacatacaaacacaacatgtaaagtgttggtcccatatttcatgagatgaaataaaatgttccatatgcactgaaagcttatttctctcaaatgttgtgcacacatttttttacgtccctgttagtgagcatttctactttgccaagataatccatccacctgacagaagctgattaaacggcatgattattacacaggtgtaccttgtgctggggacaataaaaggacactttaaaatgtgcgtttttgttacacaacactatgcaacagatgtctcaagttttgagggagcatgcaattgacatgctgactgcaggaatgtccaccagagctgttgccagagaattgaatgttcagtTCCACAGGcattctggcccatgttgactccagtgcacCACCCaaaggtggtggaccattcttgatacacacgggaactGTTTAGAGTGAAAAACCCACTAGgtttcagttcttgacacaacccaatgcacctggcacctactaccatacctcattcaaaggcacttatatatgttgtctttcccattcaccctctgaatggcacacatacacaatccatatctcaattgtctcaaggcttgaaaatccttctttaccTGTCTCccacccttcatctacactgattgaagtgtatttaacaagtggcatcaataagggatcatagctttaacctagattcaccttgtcagtctatgtcatggaaagggcATGTTATAACTTCTAATAGTAACTGTATCCACTGGAGAATTGGGAGAGATTGAGGTGACAGCCATCTAAGAGCCACATTTTTTTTTGCGGCAGTGCTGCCTGCTACTAGTAATCATCTCTGATTGAGAGATTCAAGGGGCATTCATCGTTAAGTAATATAGTAGATGCAACGCATTGAATATTTACATTCATGCACTTCGAAATACATTTTGTAACTTTATCTCAGAAGCATTTAACTGCAGGGCACTCCAACATCATATGAAGGAATGTGCCTACCGATTTAGGGGACACAGTGAACAGTTGGCGGTTTGGGCCAATTTCGTCGTAAAACATTTATTTGGTGTAAAATATAGCCTGCGAACAATcttaaaatgtataaattgatggTTCGGATTACGGGATGCCAAGGTCATATTTTCCAAATTCTGTTCCAGTTAAAGGGTTGTTCAGATTCGCTCAGAATATGAGCTTCCTAAAGTTATAAActaagcaaaaaagaaacgtcccttcttcaggaccctgtctttcaaagataattcgtaaaaatccaaataacttcacatatctttattgtaaagggtttaaacactgtttcccatgcttgttcaatgacccataaacaattaatgaacatgcacctgtgacactaacagcttacagacggtaggcaattaaggtcacagttatgaaaacttaggacagtaaagaggcctttctactgactctgaaaaacaccaaaagaaagatgcccagggtccctgctcatctgcgtgaacatgccttaggcatgctgcaaggaggcatgaggactgcagatgtggccagggcaataaattgcaatgtccgtactgtgagatgcctaatacagcgctacagggagacgggacggacagctgatcgtcctcgcagtggcagaccacgtgtaaccacacctgcacaggatcgatacatccgaacaacacacctgcgggacaggtacaggatggcaacaacaactgccagagttataccaggaacgcacaatccctccatcagtgctcagactgtccgcaataggctgagagaggctggactgagggcttgtaggcctgctgtAACGCAGGtcctcaccggcaacaacgtcgcctatgggcacaaacccactgtcgctggaccagacaggactggtaaaaagtgctcttcactgacgagtcgcggttttgtctcaccatgggtgatggtcggattcgcgttaatcgtcgaaggaatgagcgttacaccgaggcctgtactctggagcaggatctgGACAGGACTGAGcaggactgagcttgttgtcattgcaggcaatctcaacgctgtgcgttacaggtaCGACATCcgtctccctcatgtggtacccttcctgcaggttcatcctgacatgaccctccagcatggcaatgccaccagccatactgctcgttctgtgtgtgatttcctgcaagacaggaatgtcagtgttctgccatggccagtgaagagctcagatctcaatcccattgagcacgtctgggacctgttggatcggaggtagagggctagggccattcacaccagaaatgtccgggaacttgcaggtgcctttgtggaagagtggggtaacatctcacagcaagaacaggcaaatctggtgcagtccatgggagatgcactgcagtacttagtatctggtgtggccaccagctgcattgactgttacttttgattttgaccccccccccctttgttcagggacacattattcaatttctgttagttacacatatgtggaacttgttcagtttatgtctcagttgaatcttatgttcatacaaatatttacacgttaagtttgctgaaaataaatacagttgacagtgagaggacgttattttttttgttgctgagtttatattataGAGATCAGTCCTTTCGGGAGCCCAGATAATTTGTAAATCCCATCATTGGATGGTTTGGTAGCTGAGTTTCCCCAAGGGCCTCTATAGGCCAACATTGCTGACCAAAGTTTTAAATATAGGAAAATAAGTTGCCTGGTAATGTTATCTTTCAAATCGTGGAATGTTCTCAAACCATTACTGTCCATAATATCAGCAAGGCTATAGATTCCACATTTGGACCAATGGGGGATGCAAATGGCTGCCCTCCAGATCGCAAGGCATTATTGTGAAATTTGAGAGTATGGGCATGTCATTTTGATTCCAAAATGTTTTCCTCAAATTGTGCACCAAATAGAAATTGTGAGCAATAATAGGACCAAAGCGTAGTTTACATTGTTTAAGGGCTGTATCAGTAAAGACCACCTTTTCCAGGACAATAGGAGACACATTTTTTTATCTTTATACTCAGCCAGGGGGCGGAAGACTCATGTCTAAACCAATTTAGGATGGGACTAAATGCTAGTGCCTGTAAATACAACTTAAAGTTTGGTACGGATAGTCCTACATCTTTCCCCCCTTTGCAAGTTTGTTAAGTGGGAAATACGTAGGAGGGCTATCCGTACCaagttttaaaatgtatttccacTAGCAAAAACAGCACCATTTTCAGCCGTGGGTATTTTAAATTCAAACCTAATTTGGACACTACTATAGTGGCCGACTTACTCTTAATTAATTAGCAATACTGTAATTATAGGATAGTAATGGATGTACAGAAATAGTAACAGATAATTTCCTGTGAGAGACATGAGAAGGTCACACACTGCTGATAACACCACAGCCCACTGGTGTGGAATATTTATTGGCAGGTTACGTTTTTTTCTCCTTCactttttctttaaaaaaaagttaaataaataatacaaaaaatgacATGTTaaaggaataaaaaaaaaaaaaatgaatgttataaaaaaaaatatgaatatgtTATAAAAAGATGaagaattaaaaatatattttttaaactaacAACGTATCCCAAAACACACTAGACTGAGCTATAGAGCATACAGATGCCAGGGTTGTgtttggggggtagaagctgtgggCCACAGCTTGAGGCTAGGATGTCAGAGAGGGTCCATGGAAGATGCGGGTGTGGGGCAAGGATAGGATTATTAGCCTATATTATAAAGGGGAGTGGTAAGGGAACTGGGCTGAGGGTGTGGAGCTGGCATCAGGATACACTGCGGGCGCTGCTCTCTGGTTCAGGGGAATCAGGACAGCGGTCCATATGAGGAGATGTGTACTGGAAGTTACAGCACACGTAGAGGGGGAAGGACAACAGCCGACTGTCCAGGTTCATCCCCACATACTCCTGGTAGGAAGAAAATAAAAAGAGAGAATAAGAAATAGGGGGAGCACAGGGGGAGTACAGCAATAGTTATATGGTCCAATTCAGGCAATACTTATATAGTGATGTGTTCATTTCAAGAGGGGAGGAAAGTTTCAGAACATGTGGATTACGTGTGGTCTGACTGACcaatagacattaaaaccagtagATAGTGATAGCACTGACGTCATTCCACGGTTTCCTATGGAAAACTCCTGATGGCGTAATGAAGCCGGAAGTATTCGAAACGCGCCATATTGCTGAATGGGGCTGAATggcacccccccaaaaaatacaattGCTAAGGATCATGGTGAAAATGGCCGtaactagcaaaggatcatgGTCGATGTGGTAGTTTTCATCATGCCTGAGAGTCAACCTTAATGTCTATGGAGCCCACTACATTTGTCAGCACGACAAATGTAGTAGTCAATGGATTACCATTTAATTAAATATCTCGATTTGCAGCAAACTTTAAAAGAATTCACAGTGGGGATTGAACTTGATCATAATAAACCAATTTTAGAGCCCAAAATGACAGTTCTGGTGATCGTAATTTACAAAAGCTTTCTTAAGCAGACCAGGGCTTTTGGCACCGCTGAGTTGCTACGCAGTAGCCGACCAGCAGAGCTTGTGACTTCACGCTCCAGACCGGATACTGTGGGCCTGGACTGACCTGGTCTTTCTCCAGGGTGAGTAGCTGGTAACCAGTGGATCGACTACACACCAGCTTACCACTGTTATCAAAGGAGGCCAGGCGTAacctgaacagagagagggagaaacattgAGTGAGATGTGAGGGGCTAGTCAGGCCTGGTAGAACACAGGTAAATGAAATGGCAGTTATACAGAACATAATTATATCATTACTACTCCACACACAATGCAATGCCAACATTTGAAATCTGTAGCTATGTGTGTTGTGCTGACCACAGCCTAGGTCGTGTCAGCAGATTGGAACACTAACCGGTATGCTAGATGCCTCCGAGGCTGCATACTCACAGCTCCCCCACATGGCTGGCTCAGTGTATTCCTCTTGAACACTATGAAGCGGTTGGTGAAGGTCACCAGCAGGTCAAAGCCAAAGTTGAAGCCTGTCCAACGCCAACAGTACTGAGAATATAAAGTTAAAACATTCTCTTTTGTGATGTTTTGTTTGAAGTTCTTATAGTGTGATTGATGTCCTTATTACACAGAGACTAATAGTCTGACTCACATCACCATCTTTGGTCAGTTTCCTGCCACATCGCATACTACTTGACTCAAACTCCTCCTTGTTGGCATCCTGTGGGCTACAGAAACACGCCTTACTATACACGCGGAAATATATTTTCAGTCACTGAAAATCACAGAATGAATGTTGTCATGGAGTGATGTTGCTGGTTTGGAGCTCCAGTTCTCACCCATTGTCATTGTCGTGCTCCGTCCGTAGCATGGCAAACCACTGGCTCTTGTACACGGAGGTCAGCCAATCTGGTATGAGGAGTTTTACAGAGGAAATAAAAAATGACTACTAAAACTGTCACAAGTGAATGTGAAACATAAATCACTATCCAAATCTTCACCCTTACCGGGTGGGAGAATATTGTCTCTCTCCAGGATGTGTGCGGAAGCCAAGTCATTGATGATGTACTGAAGGCGCACATGTCTGAAGACAGGAGTAAAGGGGGCGCCGTCCTCTGCTTTTAAGAAGGgctcctcctctcccatctctgcaACAGCATGCACATAAGAGCCATTAGAAAAGACTGGTCAgtcagtgtctgtgtgtatattCTACAGCCCTGTGTTCAGATAGGTGTGTAGCTAGCTGTGGACATGCCCTGTGGAACAGAATGTACCAGTCCTGCGTTTGCAAAGCCAGGCGTCGGCATCAGCCAGCAGCTGCTTGATGGGACCGTCCCAGGATGGATTGAGCTGCAGGAACATCcactgaggagagagagttacaAAGAGAGGGTATGAatgagagagaagggatg encodes the following:
- the LOC120021416 gene encoding protein FAM136A-like yields the protein MAEEHQARVQKTIEDMVQSLERDHIRKMQGLMFKCSAECCDRSTDSMSQVHTCIERCHAPLAQAQGLVTNELEKFQDRLTRCTMHCNDKARDLFDSGAKEPAVRAMMENCVGSCVDDHINLIPSMTHRLKENLDSIPQ